A genomic region of Lachnoclostridium edouardi contains the following coding sequences:
- a CDS encoding DUF1667 domain-containing protein produces METREMICIGCPLGCIMTVSVHEDEIEVKGNTCPRGETYAKKEVTNPTRIVTSSIKVENGQMTRVSVKTKEDIPKNKIMDCMEEILQAKVCAPVHIGDILIENCGGTHVPVIATKSVLER; encoded by the coding sequence ATGGAAACCAGAGAAATGATTTGCATTGGCTGCCCCTTAGGATGTATAATGACAGTGTCTGTCCATGAAGATGAAATTGAAGTGAAAGGAAATACATGTCCCAGAGGAGAAACTTATGCAAAAAAGGAAGTTACAAATCCTACCAGAATTGTCACATCTAGTATTAAAGTGGAAAATGGGCAGATGACCCGGGTTTCTGTAAAGACAAAGGAGGATATTCCTAAAAATAAAATTATGGACTGTATGGAAGAGATTTTGCAGGCAAAGGTATGCGCTCCCGTTCATATAGGAGATATATTAATTGAAAATTGCGGCGGAACTCATGTTCCTGTTATTGCTACAAAGTCAGTTCTGGAAAGGTAG